A region from the Sphingobacteriales bacterium genome encodes:
- a CDS encoding DUF937 domain-containing protein, protein MDLQQLLGGSLGQEATQLISQQLGIDPNQAQSAVNLAIPTLLNALNKNASSEEGASSLFNAVTTKHSNGGLEDLSGLAQSALGGEGNSILKHILGGIQPNVENAISQNTGINGGQASQILQILAPILLKTLGSQTQSQGLDIGGLAGLLNNVVGNQQQQAPKQQDIISQLLDRDKDGSVIDDVAGMLGNLFKK, encoded by the coding sequence ATGGATTTACAACAACTTTTGGGTGGTTCTCTTGGACAAGAAGCTACTCAATTAATCAGTCAGCAATTGGGTATTGATCCGAATCAGGCGCAAAGCGCCGTGAATCTGGCTATACCCACCCTTTTAAATGCATTGAATAAGAATGCTTCTTCAGAAGAAGGAGCATCCTCTCTCTTTAATGCAGTAACAACTAAGCACAGCAATGGCGGTCTGGAAGATTTATCCGGTTTGGCTCAAAGTGCATTAGGCGGCGAAGGAAATTCTATCTTAAAACATATTTTAGGTGGCATACAGCCAAATGTTGAGAATGCTATTTCTCAAAATACCGGCATTAACGGCGGGCAGGCTTCACAGATCTTACAAATCCTGGCACCTATTTTACTGAAAACATTAGGCAGTCAGACACAATCACAGGGCCTGGATATCGGTGGTCTGGCCGGATTATTAAATAATGTTGTTGGCAATCAGCAGCAGCAGGCACCTAAACAGCAGGACATCATTTCTCAGTTATTGGACAGAGATAAAGACGGTAGCGTAATAGATGACGTTGCTGGTATGCTGGGAAATCTATTTAAAAAATAG
- a CDS encoding efflux RND transporter periplasmic adaptor subunit, with the protein MRNKIIVGIIALLLIGGMVYKLVQNKKEIVKNETPVDRSNVPIAVTAFDVNYLPVATDYALPAVLDINKSGIITVVQPGRIESFNVEVGTRVTRGQLVGRLDSKLREIGIKTTEVTIKKLESDIERTKDLIAGDAAPATSINELNYNLESAKIQKENLQQQIADNNIYAPISGIVVQKNANAGEFANPGTPLASIMDISVLKAIVYVSEKNIYELLVGQSVQVTSQVFPNKLIKGVIKFISPKGDENHNYRVEVEIPNNGYKAGTYVSVKFNFKKPSEALQIPKIALVEGIKNPYVYVVNGNTVTIRKLVLGEEAGQNIVVLSGLTPGEKVVTSGQINLSEKSKISIVNSKN; encoded by the coding sequence ATGAGAAATAAGATTATAGTCGGAATTATTGCTTTATTGCTTATCGGAGGTATGGTATATAAACTGGTACAGAATAAGAAGGAAATTGTAAAGAACGAAACTCCGGTTGACCGAAGCAATGTACCGATTGCCGTTACCGCTTTCGATGTCAACTACCTGCCGGTGGCTACCGACTATGCGTTGCCGGCAGTGCTGGATATCAATAAAAGTGGTATCATTACCGTTGTCCAGCCGGGTAGAATCGAATCGTTTAATGTGGAAGTGGGTACCCGTGTCACCAGAGGACAACTGGTGGGCAGACTGGATTCCAAACTAAGAGAGATTGGAATCAAGACGACTGAAGTTACCATTAAAAAACTGGAATCGGACATTGAACGGACAAAAGATTTAATCGCCGGGGATGCAGCGCCTGCAACCAGCATCAATGAGTTGAATTACAACCTGGAGTCCGCCAAAATACAGAAGGAAAACCTGCAGCAGCAGATTGCAGACAATAACATCTATGCCCCTATCAGCGGAATCGTGGTGCAAAAAAATGCCAATGCCGGTGAGTTTGCCAACCCCGGTACTCCGTTAGCAAGTATCATGGATATCTCCGTTTTAAAGGCAATCGTATATGTAAGCGAAAAGAATATCTATGAACTTTTGGTTGGACAATCTGTACAGGTGACTTCACAAGTTTTCCCGAATAAGCTAATCAAGGGTGTTATAAAATTCATCAGCCCGAAAGGGGATGAAAACCACAATTACAGGGTGGAAGTGGAGATTCCTAACAACGGTTACAAAGCGGGCACCTATGTTTCCGTCAAATTTAATTTCAAGAAACCCTCTGAAGCCTTGCAGATTCCTAAGATTGCATTGGTGGAAGGCATCAAGAATCCGTATGTATACGTTGTAAATGGAAATACCGTAACCATCCGGAAATTAGTATTAGGCGAAGAGGCCGGACAGAACATTGTCGTCCTGAGCGGATTGACACCGGGGGAGAAGGTAGTCACCAGCGGTCAAATCAACCTGAGTGAAAAAAGTAAAATATCCATTGTAAATTCTAAAAATTAA
- a CDS encoding TetR/AcrR family transcriptional regulator, with product MNTGMIKQENPISAKIFEKARHLFYTIGVRNTTMDDLAKELGISKKTLYKQIENKADLVKFCVEYDLKCDENAILSISEQTENAIEELLLIAAHINTELQMFHPSMMRDLVKFYPESWSLVENHRDFFAKANISANLKKGIRQGLYRKDINVDMITMLQLHMSFLPLQLDGKNYKPTDMYMEILKYNFYAIATPKGIEEFQRLIKKIKL from the coding sequence ATGAATACCGGCATGATAAAACAGGAGAATCCCATCTCAGCCAAAATATTCGAAAAGGCCAGGCATTTGTTTTATACCATCGGCGTGCGAAATACCACCATGGATGATTTGGCAAAAGAACTCGGAATTTCAAAGAAAACATTATACAAACAGATTGAAAACAAAGCAGACCTGGTAAAATTCTGTGTTGAGTATGATTTGAAATGTGATGAAAACGCGATTTTATCCATATCGGAACAAACGGAAAATGCAATTGAAGAATTGCTGCTCATAGCCGCACACATCAATACTGAACTTCAGATGTTTCATCCTTCCATGATGCGCGACCTGGTGAAATTTTATCCGGAAAGCTGGTCATTGGTTGAGAACCACAGGGATTTCTTTGCGAAAGCCAATATCTCCGCTAACCTGAAAAAAGGCATCCGACAAGGCCTGTACCGCAAGGACATCAATGTAGATATGATCACCATGCTGCAATTGCACATGTCCTTCCTGCCCCTGCAATTAGACGGTAAAAATTACAAACCAACGGATATGTATATGGAAATCCTCAAATATAATTTCTATGCCATTGCCACTCCAAAAGGGATTGAGGAGTTTCAACGATTAATAAAAAAGATTAAACTGTAA
- a CDS encoding zinc-binding dehydrogenase — translation MQALVLRKDTFQVEEVEQPDLKDRQALVSIHFAALNHRDEWIRQGQYAKIQLPAILGSDGCGIVEKVSNDTDSHWLGKEVIINPNMHWGTDNRFQSKEYQILGMPAQGTLAQYVVADIDRLQEKPVHLTMEQAAALPLAGLTAYNALFNKGSVQAGMSVLISGVGGGVAQFAFLFAKAAGAHVYVTSSKADVLNTCMALGADGGVDYTKENEIRNLAKGIGGFDIIIDSACGDGMNELIAALRPAGKFVFYGATRGLPANLNMRQIFWNHLQLLGSTMGSDEDFEKMLRFCNMHKIMPVLDRTFELKDAVAAFDRMKQGGQFGKIIVRI, via the coding sequence ATGCAAGCACTCGTACTCCGAAAAGACACCTTTCAGGTTGAAGAAGTTGAACAACCGGACTTAAAAGACCGGCAGGCGTTGGTGAGCATCCATTTCGCCGCTTTAAACCACCGGGATGAATGGATACGGCAGGGACAATATGCCAAAATACAGCTTCCTGCAATTCTGGGCTCAGACGGATGTGGCATTGTAGAGAAGGTTTCGAATGATACCGATAGCCATTGGTTAGGCAAGGAAGTAATTATCAACCCGAATATGCATTGGGGAACGGATAACCGTTTCCAGTCAAAAGAATATCAGATTCTGGGTATGCCGGCTCAGGGTACGCTGGCCCAATATGTGGTGGCAGATATTGACAGACTGCAGGAAAAACCTGTTCATCTTACCATGGAGCAGGCTGCTGCATTGCCGCTAGCCGGATTAACGGCCTACAATGCATTGTTTAATAAAGGAAGCGTGCAGGCTGGAATGAGTGTTTTAATCTCAGGCGTTGGAGGCGGGGTGGCACAATTCGCCTTTCTGTTTGCAAAAGCTGCGGGTGCTCATGTATATGTCACATCCAGTAAAGCGGACGTTCTGAACACGTGCATGGCATTAGGTGCAGACGGAGGGGTTGATTACACCAAAGAAAATGAAATCAGGAATCTGGCAAAGGGAATTGGCGGTTTTGATATTATCATAGACTCTGCCTGTGGCGATGGCATGAATGAACTTATAGCAGCGTTAAGACCTGCCGGTAAATTTGTCTTTTACGGTGCAACGAGAGGTTTGCCGGCAAATTTGAATATGCGTCAGATTTTCTGGAATCACCTTCAATTGCTGGGCAGCACCATGGGCAGTGATGAAGATTTTGAAAAAATGCTGCGATTCTGTAATATGCATAAAATTATGCCCGTCTTAGACAGGACATTTGAACTGAAGGATGCCGTTGCAGCATTTGACAGGATGAAACAAGGCGGACAATTTGGCAAGATAATTGTCAGAATTTAA
- a CDS encoding Dabb family protein codes for MIKHIVCWKLKEHEKNGNAQRVKQLLEDLKDIGFIERIEVGINSEDTPQDNWDVVLIAEFNTLEDLNRYQAHPRHKEAGAFIKSVVEQRVCVDYKC; via the coding sequence ATGATAAAACATATTGTTTGCTGGAAATTAAAAGAACACGAAAAGAACGGAAATGCTCAAAGAGTTAAGCAGCTTTTAGAGGACCTAAAAGATATAGGGTTCATTGAACGGATTGAAGTGGGTATAAATTCAGAGGATACGCCACAGGACAACTGGGATGTTGTTCTGATTGCTGAGTTTAATACCCTTGAAGATTTGAACAGATATCAGGCACATCCCAGGCATAAGGAAGCCGGCGCATTCATAAAATCGGTAGTGGAGCAGAGGGTCTGTGTAGATTATAAATGCTGA
- a CDS encoding nucleotidyltransferase family protein: MKAMVFAAGLGTRLKPLTDNCPKALIPVGGKPMLQIAIEQLKRYGFDEIIINVHYLGAHIHQFLKQHHSFGIRIDVSDETDGILETGGGLWKARRFFDDGKPFLLCNSDVLTNIHLDKFYQSHLQNNAIATLAVRNRKSSRYLLFDDEDVLCGWKNSQKNEQMIPSSSHEENRLHPFAFSGYHIISPEIFKHNSKSGKFSMIDWYLAICGSQIIKAYHHDEDIWVDIGSEKQLQNANELMRSANIFG, from the coding sequence ATGAAGGCGATGGTTTTTGCAGCGGGATTGGGTACACGGCTAAAGCCTTTAACAGACAATTGCCCGAAGGCGTTGATACCTGTCGGCGGAAAACCGATGCTGCAGATTGCCATTGAACAACTCAAGAGATATGGCTTTGATGAGATAATCATCAATGTTCATTATTTGGGAGCACACATTCATCAATTCCTGAAACAACATCATTCTTTCGGTATTCGTATAGATGTCTCCGACGAAACGGATGGAATACTGGAAACGGGCGGAGGGCTATGGAAAGCGAGGCGTTTTTTTGATGACGGAAAGCCTTTTCTTTTATGCAATTCGGATGTCTTAACCAATATCCACCTGGATAAATTTTATCAGTCACATCTGCAAAATAATGCTATAGCCACATTGGCAGTGCGCAATCGGAAATCATCCCGTTATTTGCTGTTTGACGATGAGGATGTCTTGTGCGGATGGAAAAACAGCCAAAAGAATGAACAGATGATTCCGAGTTCTTCACATGAAGAAAATAGGTTACACCCTTTTGCATTTAGCGGTTATCACATCATATCACCGGAGATTTTTAAACATAACAGCAAATCGGGAAAGTTTTCGATGATAGACTGGTACCTTGCCATTTGCGGTTCCCAAATTATAAAAGCATATCATCATGATGAGGACATTTGGGTGGATATTGGTTCTGAGAAGCAATTACAGAACGCAAATGAACTGATGAGGTCTGCCAATATTTTCGGGTAA
- a CDS encoding TolC family protein, with translation MKRPVLLIIILSSLTYCFSQDVFTLQQCIDYALKNHKNIKVAANDVGVAHARKMEGQSAYLPQVYAQAKWDDNLKIQTTIIPANTFGPGTPEQRVQFGNQFVTSVGLELDQMLFNYSYIQGIKAIKPGYDIAKMKKIKTEEDVVYEVIASYYQILLINENEKLLLQSEERINKTLPIIKLQYDKGVARKIDVDKVQVNYNNIKAQKEILLTNKGIALNNLKYNMAMPLDSIIVIDTAYPKEIIDADNYTDTSNIKNSIELQLMRRNIYLQQILAKRTKAAYYPQFAFYAKYGAQAFGNTFAKSFTNWFDFAAIGFKLDIPMFDGLRTSSALKQAKLNIASLKENMIQTEEGLKLRMLNSGTQLSNSIENLTVNKETLELAKNVYDVTTLQYQKGVITYTDLLSAEYAYKEAEANYLTSLVKYLNAKLDADRSNNKLRSYTKN, from the coding sequence ATGAAAAGACCTGTTCTTCTGATTATTATACTCTCTTCTCTTACGTATTGTTTTTCACAAGATGTATTTACGTTACAACAATGCATCGACTATGCCCTGAAGAATCATAAAAACATTAAAGTCGCCGCTAATGATGTCGGCGTTGCACACGCCAGAAAAATGGAAGGTCAATCCGCTTACCTGCCACAGGTGTATGCTCAGGCTAAATGGGATGATAATCTAAAAATACAAACAACTATTATACCGGCCAACACCTTTGGACCGGGTACACCGGAACAAAGAGTACAGTTCGGCAATCAGTTTGTTACTTCTGTCGGGCTGGAGCTGGATCAGATGCTTTTTAACTATTCCTACATACAGGGGATAAAAGCGATTAAACCGGGATACGATATTGCCAAAATGAAGAAAATCAAGACGGAAGAGGATGTGGTATATGAAGTGATTGCCTCGTATTATCAGATTTTATTAATCAATGAAAACGAAAAGCTATTGTTGCAAAGTGAAGAGCGCATAAATAAGACGCTGCCTATCATCAAACTTCAGTACGACAAGGGAGTTGCACGAAAGATTGATGTCGATAAAGTTCAGGTCAATTACAACAACATCAAGGCACAGAAAGAAATCCTTCTAACCAACAAGGGAATCGCCCTGAACAACCTGAAATACAACATGGCGATGCCTTTGGACTCAATTATCGTCATTGACACTGCTTATCCAAAAGAGATTATAGATGCGGACAACTATACAGACACCTCTAACATTAAGAACAGCATTGAATTGCAACTGATGCGCAGAAACATCTATCTGCAGCAGATTTTGGCTAAACGGACCAAAGCTGCATATTATCCTCAATTTGCATTTTATGCCAAATACGGCGCACAAGCCTTTGGGAATACATTTGCCAAATCATTCACCAACTGGTTTGACTTTGCAGCTATAGGTTTTAAACTGGATATTCCGATGTTTGACGGTCTGCGTACTTCCAGTGCATTAAAACAAGCCAAACTGAACATTGCTTCCCTGAAGGAAAACATGATACAAACGGAGGAAGGGCTTAAACTACGTATGCTGAATTCCGGAACTCAGTTGTCCAATTCCATCGAAAACCTTACGGTAAACAAAGAAACACTGGAACTGGCTAAGAATGTGTATGATGTTACAACGCTGCAATACCAGAAAGGCGTCATTACCTATACCGATCTGCTTTCCGCTGAATATGCTTACAAAGAAGCTGAAGCCAATTACCTGACGTCATTGGTAAAATACCTGAATGCAAAACTGGATGCGGACAGATCGAATAACAAGTTAAGAAGTTATACTAAAAATTAA
- a CDS encoding phosphotransferase translates to MHEEILKHLFREYFKEDCFSILQLPQAGSDRIYFRLKGAAHIAIGTFGKDAKENETFIHHTHHFHQKQIAVPQVFIASENKQYYLQEDLGDTSLYTVIKKEGITEVVVGYLRKVLLQLTYLQIKGAEGFDFSSCYPIQEFNKSSMFWDLNGFKYYFARIARVQFSEIELNKDFHTLCDYLLQEPHSFFMFRDCQSRNIMIYQDKPYFIDYQGGRKGALQYDAASLLWQAGAKIPYPLREDLLEFYCQHVAALININKVDFKERYYGFVLIRMLQVLGAYGFRGLIEKRSHFIESIIPALENVRWFLKNVQLKIELPELKSVLQQLIVSDAFKEEKFDGSSKQLKININSFSYRRGIPADATGNGGGFVFDCRGLHNPGRYEAYKQLTGKDVPVIEFLESKSKVKDFLENVSKLIDVNIQDYLARDFEHLQINFGCTGGQHRSVYCAEQTARYIQERYKIKVQLKHIERELQGQFI, encoded by the coding sequence ATGCACGAAGAAATACTAAAGCATTTATTTCGCGAATATTTCAAAGAAGATTGTTTTTCGATTCTACAGTTACCTCAGGCGGGATCGGACAGAATCTATTTTCGTTTAAAAGGTGCTGCGCATATCGCTATTGGTACATTCGGAAAGGATGCCAAGGAAAACGAAACCTTTATCCACCATACCCATCATTTTCACCAAAAACAGATAGCGGTTCCGCAAGTTTTTATTGCCAGTGAAAATAAACAATATTACCTGCAGGAAGACCTCGGCGACACATCACTCTATACCGTCATTAAAAAAGAAGGAATAACTGAAGTGGTAGTGGGTTATTTGAGAAAAGTCTTGCTGCAGCTGACATATCTTCAGATAAAAGGCGCGGAAGGTTTTGATTTTTCCTCCTGTTATCCTATTCAGGAGTTCAATAAAAGTTCTATGTTCTGGGATCTGAACGGGTTTAAGTATTATTTTGCACGGATAGCGAGAGTGCAGTTTAGTGAGATAGAACTGAATAAGGATTTTCATACTCTTTGTGATTATTTGTTGCAGGAACCTCATTCGTTTTTTATGTTTCGGGATTGTCAGTCCAGGAACATAATGATTTATCAGGATAAACCTTATTTTATCGATTATCAGGGTGGGAGAAAAGGTGCATTGCAGTATGATGCCGCCTCCTTGCTGTGGCAGGCAGGTGCGAAGATTCCATATCCGCTTCGGGAAGATTTATTGGAGTTCTACTGTCAGCATGTTGCTGCTCTGATAAACATAAACAAAGTGGATTTCAAGGAACGTTATTATGGGTTTGTTTTAATCAGGATGCTTCAGGTATTGGGTGCTTACGGATTCAGGGGGTTGATTGAAAAACGAAGCCATTTTATTGAAAGCATCATTCCCGCGCTGGAAAATGTGAGATGGTTTCTGAAAAATGTGCAGTTGAAGATTGAACTTCCGGAATTAAAAAGTGTGTTGCAGCAACTGATTGTTTCTGATGCATTCAAAGAAGAAAAATTTGACGGTTCATCCAAACAGTTAAAGATTAACATCAACAGCTTTTCGTATAGACGTGGTATCCCTGCCGATGCAACCGGTAATGGCGGCGGCTTTGTGTTTGACTGCAGGGGGCTGCACAATCCCGGAAGGTACGAAGCATACAAACAGCTGACCGGTAAAGATGTACCTGTCATTGAGTTTTTGGAATCAAAAAGCAAAGTCAAGGATTTTCTGGAGAACGTCAGTAAATTGATTGATGTCAATATCCAGGATTATCTGGCAAGGGATTTCGAACATCTGCAGATTAATTTTGGCTGTACTGGTGGTCAACATCGAAGTGTGTATTGTGCCGAACAAACCGCCCGGTATATTCAGGAAAGATATAAGATTAAGGTGCAGTTAAAACATATTGAACGTGAATTACAGGGACAATTTATTTAA
- a CDS encoding endonuclease/exonuclease/phosphatase family protein gives MKNRRLSAILLLLLSMIGCNKTEQNFPTEGTLTVLSYNVAGLPEPLSSSHPLANTPQISPRLNNYDLVNVQEDFFYHDLLIKDNHHPYKSTYLAPEGSLGDGLNMFSKFVFLNFMRTSWADCHGTDCLTPKGFTYCRVKISPDAYFDLYNVHCNAGSDSLDLVARRKNILQLCKYIDYRSKDHAVIIMGDMNCRYTRTGDNIREILDRGFTDVWVELTRDGVLPNQDGNSLMDCSPLATNPDCEVVDKIFYRSNSTLKFTATEYEIQGDKFLDSNGEWLSDHRPVYAKFGYQVIK, from the coding sequence ATGAAAAATCGCAGATTATCTGCCATCCTGTTGCTACTGTTGAGCATGATTGGCTGTAACAAAACGGAACAAAATTTTCCTACAGAAGGTACCCTTACCGTGTTATCTTACAACGTAGCAGGATTACCTGAACCACTTTCCAGCTCTCATCCCCTGGCTAACACGCCTCAAATCAGTCCTCGACTGAATAACTACGACCTGGTTAATGTTCAGGAAGATTTTTTTTACCACGACTTATTGATTAAAGATAACCATCATCCATACAAAAGCACCTATTTAGCACCTGAAGGAAGCCTGGGAGACGGATTAAACATGTTTTCTAAATTTGTTTTCTTAAATTTTATGCGCACCTCCTGGGCTGATTGCCATGGAACGGACTGCCTTACACCAAAAGGATTCACCTATTGCAGGGTAAAGATTTCGCCGGATGCCTATTTTGACCTATACAACGTACATTGCAATGCCGGTTCTGATTCTTTGGACTTGGTTGCCCGAAGGAAGAATATCCTGCAACTGTGTAAATATATTGACTATCGCTCCAAAGACCATGCCGTCATTATCATGGGAGATATGAACTGCAGATATACCCGAACCGGCGATAATATCCGTGAGATTTTAGACCGAGGATTTACAGATGTATGGGTAGAACTGACCCGCGACGGTGTGCTGCCGAATCAGGATGGAAACTCCTTAATGGATTGCAGCCCGCTGGCAACCAATCCGGACTGTGAAGTAGTAGATAAGATATTTTACAGAAGCAACAGCACCTTGAAATTCACAGCCACTGAGTACGAAATCCAGGGAGATAAATTTTTAGATTCCAACGGAGAATGGTTGTCTGACCACCGTCCCGTATATGCAAAGTTCGGCTATCAGGTTATAAAATAA
- a CDS encoding glycine--tRNA ligase: MAEVENLQKIVSHCKEYGFIFPSSEIYDNLGAVYDYGPFGAELKNHIKEYWWKSMVQMHENIVGIDAAIFMHPTTWKASGHVDSFSDPLIDNKDSKKRYRADVLLEEKIEKLKEKGEKELAKKNLTEAAEAEKAKASRDYAKGLTLETEYVKAAEASDFKRYKELIEEYEISCEVSGTKNWTDVRQFNLMFATRLGAVDEDATDLYLRPETAQGIFVNFLNVQKTARMKIPFGIAQIGKAFRNEIVARQFIFRMREFEQMEMQFFVRPGTQKEWFEKWKETRLKWHWALGTAKENLRFHVHEKLAHYADAAEDIQFKFPIGFKELEGIHSRTDFDLSEHQQYSGKKLQYFDSEINENYIPYVIETSIGLDRMFLRVISESLKEEILENGETRTVLNLPPALAPIKVAVLPLVKKDGLPEKAREILNSIRFVGRAFYEEKDSIGKRYRRMDAIGTPYCITVDHQTLEDNTITIRERDTMKQDRIHISEVEKIVGGKIDMNNLLRKAMS, encoded by the coding sequence ATGGCTGAAGTTGAAAACCTACAGAAAATCGTCTCGCATTGCAAGGAATACGGATTTATTTTTCCATCGAGTGAGATTTATGACAATTTAGGCGCTGTATACGACTACGGCCCGTTTGGTGCAGAACTCAAAAATCACATCAAAGAATACTGGTGGAAGAGCATGGTACAGATGCACGAAAATATCGTGGGAATCGATGCCGCCATTTTCATGCACCCGACCACCTGGAAAGCCAGTGGCCATGTGGATTCCTTTTCCGATCCTTTAATCGACAATAAGGATTCCAAAAAAAGATATCGCGCTGATGTGTTGCTAGAAGAGAAGATTGAAAAACTGAAGGAAAAAGGTGAAAAGGAACTGGCCAAGAAAAACCTGACCGAGGCAGCCGAAGCAGAGAAAGCAAAGGCCAGCCGTGATTATGCAAAAGGATTGACCTTAGAGACCGAATATGTGAAAGCCGCTGAAGCATCCGACTTCAAACGATACAAAGAACTCATTGAGGAATATGAAATCTCCTGCGAGGTATCCGGCACCAAAAACTGGACGGATGTACGGCAGTTCAACCTGATGTTTGCCACCAGATTAGGCGCGGTGGATGAGGATGCCACCGATTTATACCTGCGCCCGGAAACGGCACAGGGTATTTTTGTCAACTTCCTGAATGTGCAGAAAACTGCCCGTATGAAAATCCCGTTCGGTATCGCACAAATTGGGAAGGCCTTCCGAAATGAAATCGTTGCCCGTCAGTTCATTTTCCGGATGCGGGAATTCGAGCAAATGGAAATGCAGTTCTTTGTTCGTCCCGGCACTCAAAAGGAATGGTTTGAGAAATGGAAAGAAACAAGATTGAAATGGCACTGGGCATTGGGCACTGCGAAAGAAAACCTTCGTTTTCATGTGCATGAGAAATTAGCCCATTACGCAGATGCAGCCGAAGATATTCAGTTTAAATTTCCTATCGGGTTTAAAGAACTCGAAGGCATTCACTCCCGGACAGATTTTGATTTAAGCGAACATCAGCAATATTCCGGCAAGAAATTACAATACTTTGATTCGGAAATCAATGAAAACTACATACCGTATGTGATTGAAACGTCTATCGGGTTAGACAGGATGTTCCTGCGCGTTATCAGCGAATCACTAAAAGAAGAAATACTGGAGAACGGCGAAACGCGCACGGTACTGAACCTTCCGCCGGCACTGGCGCCTATCAAGGTAGCGGTTTTGCCCTTGGTTAAAAAAGACGGATTGCCGGAAAAGGCTCGGGAGATATTAAACAGTATACGTTTTGTCGGACGTGCATTCTATGAAGAAAAAGACAGTATCGGAAAGAGATACCGAAGAATGGATGCTATCGGCACACCTTATTGTATCACCGTTGACCATCAAACGCTGGAAGACAATACCATTACCATCCGAGAAAGAGACACCATGAAGCAAGACCGGATTCACATCAGTGAAGTGGAAAAAATAGTTGGCGGAAAAATTGATATGAATAATCTGCTGCGCAAAGCAATGTCATGA